The Gossypium arboreum isolate Shixiya-1 chromosome 6, ASM2569848v2, whole genome shotgun sequence DNA window aatctctaatgaagtggtccttgaaccgcatccgtaacaagccacattggtagacttaccccaacattcacctatgtgtcttctcccacattggggcattcagtgtttctcttgacgattattgcccacactagctaccaagtaactctgagtccgtcaatggtcgtgctctaatggaaattcccgcatcgtcctcgatttattagtgtcctccacgaactttttacagccgagaacggagctttaccgtcgatcttttgcgatagtctctagcttcaaattcagccttcttcttctcctttccaagttcctccgccttgcgtgctcgttcaactagtgttacgaattcttttatctccaaaatacccactagtagctttaaatcttcattcaatccttcttcaaatctcttgcacatagcaacctcatcagccacacactccgggcataccgatcgagtcttacgaactcatgttcagattcgagatactatcatacggccttgcttgagttccaagaattccttacgcttttgatcgatgaacagttgactaatatatttctttgaaattctatttgaaagaaatcccaagtaactcgttcgtttgggactatggaaatcaaagtcctccaccaatagtaagtgagtctcgcaacaaggatatagcacactttagacattcatcggtgtgcatgatagttcatcaaacaccgaatggtgttatcaagcgaacttcggccctttcggcatcatcggtaactatggcctgaactcctcaaccccgcttcctaatcaagtctacaggtggcttactcagcctcacgaggTCGAGAatggatggcattacgggctcttggggtggattattcaaattcgaattgttggacagccgattggttcgggcatattatgcgacccactcattcatcatggtaaagaaggcttgtttagcccttcaccttgattattcgcagatgatgaggttcaacagcggcgtcccttgtgcgagagcagccgctacactttcaacgtcatccgccaaagTTCTCTctacaggatccatttactaatcaaagcgaaattttaaccgtcgaagtcatcacacatttaaacattaacattaaggcatgtatagctagactcatccgtgctatggtagtcctagaaccgactaaaccatagctcgataccaataaaattgtaacacccgaacccgagaccgtcatggagtcaaacacgaggtgttaacagacttcaaaccacttattgagaattttccagacaagctgccaatctgtgtactagtcgcttcaaaaatcataacttgagttttacaactcgaaaatcagtttcgtaatttttccctgaaactagactcatatgtccatctacagatttttttgtagaatttttggtcaagcaaattagtacagtttattagttaaagtctcccatgttacagggttcgaccacactgaccttcgtgcgttacaacctgagtaactccctgtgcagggcttcaatactgatgccgtttgtttctatagaaactagactcaaagaggaatttatacatatatggtatgactcctaattatctcaggttaatttataatgaattttcaaattcggaacagggaatccagaaactgttctggccctgtttcacgaaaacccaaatatctcttaacatacaactcatatgaccgtctcgtttcttccatatgaaaatagattcatcaagattcatttacataatttattcactatttaattccattcctactatttttagtgatttttcacatccacatcactgttgctgccagcatctatttctagggtagactttctctaacacatagtttctatgattcaaccacccgtTTTTCATATattgtccaaaatataatcatgatgacccattctaatggctggtcattgccaaacgtttccgtgcctcttaatgagcatatacatgccaaatgattataacattatgctcaaaacatttataagccattttcgcatggctattcaaaattttacataccaagttcaaccaaaacataatagcctatacataccgaaatgtactcctagaccaactacgaagaaaataccaaaagttgttggccggtgtgatgacttcgatgacggtcccgaatacgcaaaaagttgagtccaagaaacctaaaataggtgacaaacaaacgccgaatgagtatataactcagtaagtcataagcaatgcactaacaaccattaataacattatcgcaagaggaaacaaaatggaacgaggctaattactccattcaaaccgaactataccatagttccttaaacctttcgattcaatcacataccaagttacacattcacattccatatactaatcaataggatatttgaagcatttctacacaccattttgttttcgtcacaatcatacatctacatgacctttcactcattccacgataattcttatgtacgtgacttcaatttacattgtcacataggttcaaacttaccaagctcaaccccaaatataaacatagcgcctattagccatgaactcaaggcacttacccgatccgccgtccgtgatcaactcaatagtgtcgcacactcagtgtcaatagtgattcaaaagcatatagtgagtccgcacacttagtgctatataatcaactcgcacacttagtgctatatgatcaaactcgcacacttagtgctgtacaagttttaaacccgcacacttagtgtcattctcatgatcacaaatgtttatacccgcacacttagtgccgaaatcaacaactcaatacatctcacctcttttcctttcattcaatactttcatcaccacatacatacatgtatataaattcatcattcctttcggcataattacatagacattatgtctattcaaatcaatacaaaatatatgcttagtgacttaccttgtgttgggtaaaatagtccaagtcggctactcgatgaccttcgtctttcccttgcttgattctccttctttaactccttgagcttagccgaatatcatctccatgacatagtaaggatttgaaccatggctagttagaactcaagctaactactaaaatatacatgaatctcatggcaaaacatcaaacttaccttaatctaggtacaagtatggccaaacctcctcctaaacctcttccaaaccaacatgaaacaagaattccttccttcttccttagaattttcagcccaaaggaaatgaaaatgatgaacaaaattcttctttctttctccacactcacggcaatgggcatgcatgagaccattttttctcttttttttcttcctttcattattaaattcccatgctcactattttattttttcttacatacatcattgtcccaacatgttttatgacatgtttttacccataatctcttgtcatggcggccactagctattagggggaatttgacatgcaagtcctcccttgactacatgcactattaggtccttatagattagcctatcacttttcaaaagtgtcacacaagtcctactaactgaattcacatgctatcggctaaatcaagcctgaaattttcacacattcataattacatattctagacaataaatattacgttcaaacatttggtaactttcggtttagcggtccgaaaccacttccgactagggtcaattttgggtcatcacacagtgcacgggtgttacagagCCCTCATAATTTTCATTACTTGTTTCAACGGTGAAACTTCCTTCCTCTGTTTGATTGTTGGATCTCTTATCTCCAAGGAAGGTTATTTTAACCATGATGCTACTAGAGATAACCTAGCTCTAATACCATGAAAGTTTTCAAGAGAACATTTAATAAAACATTACATCTTTTATTAAATAAACAATTGAATTTATATAGAGAAAAGAGTCATAAcctaattgggaaaataatttcattattctaataaactactaaaagataaggAAAATAATTTCCTTATTATAAtcaactactaaaagataaaataaaatattctagaatatcaaaataaaatattctaGAATATCTCAAATAATTTATtctaagatttatctacctaaataactttaaaatatatcCCAAAATATATAGGTTTCACATATTTCAACAATAGATGCCTTTGTCGCAGAAACTAGGGCCTATGAAAGGGCTCTATTGTTTGCGATTGAAATAGGTTTTAGGAGAATACTACTGGAAGGGGATTCTCTGTCGATCATTAAAAAACTCAAACCAGATGGGGAGGATATATCCATTCTCAGACCGATTTCTCAAAGCATTCGACTATTAGAAAGTCAGTTTGTGGAAGTTGCTTACCATTTTATTCCAAGAGAAGCTAACAAGGCAGCACATAATCTAGCATTGGAAGGATGTCGGCGCTAAACATCCTACTTCTATGTTGAGGAGGACCAAATTCAATTGAAAAGGTGGTGGACGAGGACTAGACTGTTTGGCTTCAACAATGCTACGAAATCTTTGTTAAGCTTTGAAGATGGAAAAGGTTCAGAGGAATCTCCATGGTTGGTTTTCAAGGCACTATCCTTCTTCCAATTTGGCTATATAGAGTAGTTGTGGAAGATGAGGATGGAGAAGGTTCAGAGGAATCTCCATAGTTGGTTTTCAAGGCAATATCCTTCTTCCAATTTGGCTATACAGAGTAGTTGTGGAAGATGAGGATAATGGTTGGTATTCTTTGATGAGTTTTTTAGTGTTTAGTTTGGGGTGTTTTCTAGAGTTAATGGTTTTTTTGCTTTTTGTGtgctttatttttctttgataGTTGGTCTTGATTTTACGTCTTTTCATTTCCCTGTAGTGTGTTAATATATCAGACTTTCTTGAGCCAAACACctattaaatgaatatcaattttctatgaaaaaaaaaaagtttcaagTTATCAATTTATATTACATGCCAAACATGTAACAGAATAACAAGTTCTAAGTTATCAAGTtatagtttaaaaaaaaaagaaaaaagatatgGATGGATGAAAAAGTAGATTTTGCAGCTCATTTTATCAGCTTTTGTCTCTGCCTTCTGGGTTTGGGTTCCTGCTTATCTTCATCTTCATCAAATTTTCTTCTCAACTTCCTTAAATCTTCTTCACTTACAAGTCCTTTGAGTCTCTGGTTAAGTGCATAAGCTTCCCCCATTTTCTTTCTGCATTCATTGCTTGCAGTATCATGCGATATCACTGAAATTCATCGCAAGGGTATAAGAAAAGATTGCCCTATATCTAACTTTTAAAGTAAATTGTATTTAAACCTGCATTGCTCCAACTATCCATTTTTTTAAGTATACTTGTTTGATATCCATATTCCAACGTCTATCTGGATAAAGCTATCTGGATATGACCCTCCTAAACTGGAAATTTTGAATATATCATTGTCAAGATACTACCCATATCCAATATTTAGCATAGTAAACAACCCAAGTTGTTAGCATCAAACTATGTTGCGCCAATTCTTATTTTTCCTAATGTATCCATGTCGGATGCTTATGTTTGACATATGTTCGGACATAAGTATGGGAATATGACCCTCCAAATACCCTCTAGATATATAgaaaaactttcaaaattttgaatGAATCCATATTGAAAACATACTGTATCCAATGCACACACCCGAGTTAAGTAATATAGGCATTAAATTGTTGAATTCTTAATATGATCTGTCACTACAGTTCTTATCTGAAATAGTATGCAAGACTTAATGACCAAAGTTGTAGATTGAACACTAAGATAAGAGTAGGGATGGTATCATTCATGAGATTGAACTTCAAACTCATCCCTCACAATGAGATAACAAACCTGGTTTGGGATAATCTCTTCCAATAATGCACTTTGCTTTAGTTTGCACGCTTAGTGGAGCTGTCCACGGCTCATATATATATTCCTTTGGCATGTCTGATATCCACTTACGTTAGATGTTAGCACATTAATGCTTGCCAAaagatgatgaagaagaagaggGTCGAAACTAAATATACCTTTTAGTATGGGGAGAAAATGCCTAATATAATTACCATTCGGATCATATTTCCTTCCAAATGATATTGGTGAGTATATGCGGTTATACTGTTGAAAACAACAATCACTCATGTTGAAAAGCGAGTTATGTAAACAGAAAATTTGGCAGCAATTCTAGAAAGAAATTATAACTCTAAGAACCTAGACCTCAAGCAACTAACAGCTACTATAAACAacctaccttttttttttttttttttttggtgaaataaACAACCTACATTTAATATCACTTAGTAAACATATCTCGGACATGCCTAGATCATTTATCCATAAGATAATCCAGACAACTAATTACACCGACATTTTACCATATATACCATCAAATTCGGCCTACATACTCTGCTAAAACTGATATAGTAAGGTCTAGATATGTTGCAAAAGAAATTGTTTTGAGTTGCCAGTCACTCCTCATTAAGAGACTTTGAAAATGATACATGTATAGATGATTCAAACCTGGTAAAAGAATGATGAGCATGATTGCCAGAGCCAATTCCCATTATTAATTGCCCAATCTGAATCAATCAGAAGTCTCTCAAAGATATCACGTCCTTTTTCCCAATGAACAAACTAGGAAAAAGAAATTGCAATTTATGACAAGAGAAAATgatagaaagaagaaagaaatgtGCTGAAGCATAGAGGAAACATACTAGATCTCCACGAGTGAGGAAACAAGCAACAGAATGGCGTGCAAGATGGTGCATCCAACCCCACTTCCTCAGCTACAATGACCCatgtttataaaattaaaagcacGAATATGAAACCAAATGTGCAAAATATTAAATAAAGGTATCAAGTTATGCCACGAAACCTGGACCATGATAGCATCAATCCAAGGGTAACCTGTTCTAGCCGCTCTCCAAGCAGCTAGGAGTTTGTCATCATCATTCCATGGAATCTGAAATCACAAAACTGACTAACATCAAAGCTTTATATCTAGCATTGAGAGTCCAATACAACATGTCAGTTACAGCTCATGTAAGATTAGTCAATGATTTATTTTGAATGTGAGTTGATGCGATATTCAAGTGTTATAGATGGTATAAAACACGTGGAAATCCACTAAATAATTTCAGTATAGCCCGATCTAATCTAATCCAAGTATCACAGAGGTGAGAGAACTTATGAAAACACTGGGTCTAAGCAAAGAGGACCTCATCCTACAAGAATTAAGTTACAATCACAaccattctttcctttttccccTTTTAAGCACAACCATCTAGAAAATTCGGTGCTTTCATCACCAGCAACCTGATGATATCAATTTTAGGTAAACATAACCAGTTTGTTTGGAACTAACGGTGAAACAATTCAAGTTCAGAAACATGGTTCAAATGAATACAGAAGAGTTCTAAGCCTATAGGAAAGTGCTGCTCACTTTAAAAGTTGTCATCTATAGTTGTAGTATCAGGTAGTTCTTAGACTAACAATTGTGTGATATTTTGGTATAGTGCTGGACTCTTAGCTTCAATGATCAATCAAGATTCAAGGTCTGACAACTTCAagtacccaaaaaaaaaaaaaaaaatcacatggttatatttatttgtttcctttccttttatttttctacaGTTCTAAGAGAGAGCAAGGAGAAAGAAGAACAGAATCAGATTTAGGTAAAATAAACGGTTCCGTTTGGTACATTAGATGCACCGACCTGCTTGCATATTTTGTTACCCTTCATTTTGTCAAAATTAGGAGTTCCAAAGGCCACAGTATAGAAAAATTCGCGCCATAGCAACTGCAGAGATAGAATATAGCTTTCAATTCTTTGAAAGAAAGTAGatcaaacaataaaaaattcaCTGCAATATCAATGAAGAATTAATAGGCAACCAACCTGCCCGACAAGAGAAACTGGTGGTGATGTATGCCTCTTAACATTTTTATAGACATCTTTAAggcattggtaaaaatacctggAAGAGAGACATCCAAACTGCCAAAA harbors:
- the LOC108484894 gene encoding (6-4)DNA photolyase, translating into MKPPLSLLNPNMPSGSGSLMWFRKGLRVHDNPALEYASRGSSCVYPLFVIDPHYMELDPDAYSPGSTRAGINRIRFLLESLADLDSSLKKLGSRLLVLKGEPSEVLIRCLNEWDVRKLCFEYDTDPYYQALDDKVKNYASAAGIEVFSPVSHTIFDPADIIEKNGGRPPLSYQSFLKLAGEPSFSLSVELSWTPPVGDVGRCEILQVPTLKELGYVEKHQDEFTPFRGGESEALRRLRESLSDKEWVANFEKPKGDPSVYIKPATTVLSPYLKFGCLSSRYFYQCLKDVYKNVKRHTSPPVSLVGQLLWREFFYTVAFGTPNFDKMKGNKICKQIPWNDDDKLLAAWRAARTGYPWIDAIMVQLRKWGWMHHLARHSVACFLTRGDLFVHWEKGRDIFERLLIDSDWAINNGNWLWQSCSSFFYQYNRIYSPISFGRKYDPNGNYIRHFLPILKDMPKEYIYEPWTAPLSVQTKAKCIIGRDYPKPVISHDTASNECRKKMGEAYALNQRLKGLVSEEDLRKLRRKFDEDEDKQEPKPRRQRQKLIK